In Leopardus geoffroyi isolate Oge1 chromosome D1, O.geoffroyi_Oge1_pat1.0, whole genome shotgun sequence, the genomic stretch ACGTCCGCGGAGGTTGGGGCCGTGCCGTTGACGGAGACCCCGGCCGGGGCCGGGAGCGATGGCTGACTGGGCGCGGGGTGAGCGCGGGGGAGCGAGCCGGATGGCGGCGCGGCCGGCCGTGGACGATGCGGCTGCCCGCTGGAGCCGCCTccgcccgcccctgccccgctgAGTGGCCGCGGCGGGGAGAACTGCCGGCGGGCGGAGCCAGGCTGCGCGCGGGGCGAGGGGTCTCTGGGGCCCTGCAGGTGCTCCTGACCCTGCGAGGTCGTTCTGCCTGGGGCCTCTGGCGGGCCACGGGCCACAGGTCCCGGAAGCTGGCGTGGGAGAGGAGGCTTTTGCGTGGTGGGGTGGCCTAGGCTGGCCCGTTTGCCCTCGGGGAAGTCCCTGTTCTCATCTGGGATTGGGATGCTGATGGCCTGTGTCGCTGGGCTCTTGTAACTGTTAAGGGGTTAACGAACATGAAGTGGTTGGCAGGACGTTAACagccttttttggggggtttgtATTCATCAGTGATTCCTAAGGCTGTGCCTCGGTGGCATATTAAGGCATCCTGGCCGCCGCAAAATTGCACTCCGAACTTGGGGGGAGATGGTTCCCACCCACCTGATGTGACAAATTCAGCATCACTAGTCATGGGTCAGGGCGTCCTGTAAGGTGTGGGGTGTAGAGGTGAGCAGACCTAGGGCCTGCACTCAGGATCGACCTCAGCCCCCACTTTTGGGTGTTGGGAGCTTTGCgaatttgtttcctctttggtCACTTGTCGTCTCTTCAGAACCCAGTTCATGGGCCATCCCTGCCAGGGCCTTTCTGCTTCCCTCCTGGGTGCTCTTCCTGCCAGAAATAACTATCCTATGTATCCTTATGATGCCATCTGTGGAGGGATCGTGCAGGTTCTGTGACAATATCAGAAAGTGCTAGTAGGACTGTACCCCTTTGGGGTGCCTAGATATGTTTACAGGACAGGTGCTCACACGCACTATCCTTTACACAGCCCGTCATATGTGACGTCCATGCACTGGATCCCGGGTTAGGGTTGGGCCCGCTCAACAGATGTGAGCTCAGTCCTCTGAGACTTCCAGCATGGCTGGGTGGGATTGGAGTGAGAGCCCGGAGGCCACAAAGGGCTGACGTGCAGGGGTCAAGGGCAGTGCTCACAGGTGGATGCTCCCCCTCAGACTCTCCCTTCTCGCAGCTCAGAACCCCGCCGCTGTGGAGGAGATTCTAGACCGGGAGAATAAGCGGATGGCCGACAACTTGGCTTCCAAGGTCACCAGGCTCAAATCGGTCAGTGGTGGTCATCCCTTCACCTCCACCTAGCACCCTGGAGTGGGGACCAGAGGGAGGGTAGAGGCTGGGAAGGGTTTCACGTAGTTCCCATCTTCCTCGTCTCCTCCATGGCAGCATTCATCCGTGTGAGGTCCAGGTGACACCTGAATCCTGACCTCTGCTGGTGGTACCGTGTCTGGCAGAGTCGTTGGCAGGGTCTGCTGGTCTTACGGGGGGTCAGGCGCCATCCAGTGTCCCTTCTCTGGCCTGACCTTGCCCCCTCTGTGTCCTGACCAGCTGGCCCTGGACATCGATAGGGACGCAGAAGACCAGAACCGGTACCTGGACAGCATGGTAAGGGTCTGCAGTGTGCGCGGGCATCGCGGTCAGCTCTGCCCCACACCGCCTGCTGTGCAGGCTCCCAGCGTGCCTGCAGCACCTGCGTGTCGGTCGTGGAGATGCCCCCCCTGTGTGACTGTGCTGGGATTCCTCCCTCAGGACTCGGATTTCACAAGCATGACAGGCCTGCTCACAGGGAGTGTGAAGCGCTTTTCCACAATGGCGAGGTCTGGGCGAGACAACCGGAAGCTTCTATGTGGTATGGCCGCAGGCCTGATCGTGGCCTTCTTCATCCTCTCGTATCTCCTGTCAAGGGCAAGGACATGAGCCACTAGGAACTGGCTTCTGTGAGTGCCCGGGGCAACCAGGGTCTCCCCCTGCCTGGTGTCCTGGGCTCCAGAAGACCTACGTACAAAATACTCCTTTGAAACGATGCTCGTGGCTTGGGAATCTTTTTCCTGTGTGACTGGGAGTTCGTGGCTTCCTCTGACCCCGTCAGCTCATGTTGGCCGGTCCCATGTGTGTGAGGGTCTCTTTCCCTtggagaaaccaaggcccagCTCTCTGTACTATTCCGGGTGTTAGAGGCTCTGGCAGAGCAGGTCTGACCTGAGCAGCTGGGAATCCTGGACATGGCTACCTGTGGCTAGCAGCCTTCCCCTGTTCCTTGGGGCTTTGGCGTTTTAAGGCTCTGTCCCATCCTTGTCTCTGGGTCAGGCCACATCTGAGATCTGAGGTGCCTGGAGCTGACACAGGAAGGGGGTGTGGCTGTGAACTTTGAGCACCATTTCTACTCAGAGATGGCAGATACTCTTGGCTAGGGCTGCTGGGCATGGGTAGATCACTGTTGAGGGTTCCGCCCTGAGGCCTTGCCTGCCCTCTGGACCCTCGGGAAAGGGCAAGGGGTCGTGGATGAAGGAGTGGACTGCAACCTTGGCTGGAGGCCCTGGGCCCTCCCAGTCCTTCTGGATCTCACAGTCTTGTATCCAGGAGAAGAAACTCCCCATTTTCTCAGGATTCGAGAGCTACGCAACACCAAAGGTGTATTTCCGCGAGACCAGACCTTTAGAAGCAGTTCTGTCTGGCATTTCAGAGTCAGGcagtgtgtgtgttgaggggggcACCTTCTGTGGGTCAGGACAGGAGGCTTCCCTACAAGGACTCTCTTCGTAGGACCTATGGGTCGCTTCTGGAGTGTCAGCAGGCAGCTTCCCATCCACCAAGCGAGGCCCTTTGACAGTGAGTACCACCTTACTGTGGGGACGCTTAGTTATTCTCGCATCCCTCTGCAGACTGCCCTCCATGCCCACCCACCGTTTGTTCCCTGGGCCCTCACGGCCCACTTGGCCAGCCCCTCACACAAACCGAACCACAGGCCCAGCTGGACCAGCGGCATCTCACCCGCTGGTGAGATGTGGTGAGGTGCCGGCACCCTTGCTTGTGCACAAATACATGTAAGAAACGATTCATtggctctgtgtccttccccgTCTTCTGTCATCCCAGTTACTCCCCTTACTCCTTGAAGACTGTTGGCACCCTGTCCACCTCCTTGCCCGGGTCACACACATTGACCACACGTCAACTCTCTTGGCCCTACCTTGCTCTGGTCTCCAGCCCTGGGCACTGCCCCTGTGGCACTGATGCCTGCCTCCCCTTCCAGCAGGATTGGCCCGTATCCTCATATGGTCATTCCATTGTACCTGCTGGCCCTCTCagcctcctggaggaggaggatcCCACCTTCCTACTTCTGAACGTTCTGTTCTGACTGCCTCTGCTCCTCCAGATGCTAGTTTCTCATCCAGTGAGGTCGGCTTACATGCCTCCGTGTCTCTGGGACTTCACTGTTTCCCCTTACTCCCTGGCATTCTCAGGCTCCCGTggtcctgcctcccttcccagtCGCCACACTCTATGGCTTTGACTTAGTCCTCTGCTCATCTCACCTTAAATCTTGCCACGGGGGGCGTGCCCACTGGCCACTGTGCTAGCAGCTGCTGAGGGCATTGCAGACACACCCTCACCCTGCATCCCCCATCTGCCTGGGTTTGTGGTGCTGACTTCACTTTCTGAGAACATGCTCCATTGTGGGAGCCACACCACACTAAGCGAGCTGTGCCTGCTCGTCCTGCCATGGCAGGCTAGTTTCCGTTCTGCACTTGGGTGGTCTTGCTGAGTGTTTTCTGCTGTCTCCCTGAGACCTCCAGCTGTAACGTTCTCTCCTAAAGTTTCCATCTCTGCTTCCAGCTATTTTGGGGTCTGGGTTTTAGTTCCTTTCTGATTGACCTTTTGGTCTCTCATTCTCGTTGCATTGGGATGGATTCCGTGAGGGGGGCCTGGCAATTCTGCCAACCTGTCAGAGGCTTCACCCTCTTCCTGCTCAGCCTTGTGCACTCAGCACCTACTTTTGCGCATAGGCGGGGTTTGCTGATGTTGGTGCCTGAGACTAGTAACCCAAGAAGGACCCGGGGACCCAGTCTGTGCCAAGGTAGCTGCCAGGCTCTATCCCTCAATTCAAGGACAAGGCATTTACCAATAAAAATTTGGAATAAACAGTTTCATGGTGAAGTAAACACTGTCTTTGGTGTCCTCATTTCTTTGGGTGCTTGAGAGTTTCATCTGGAACTGACTCGGTCCACAGACAGGCCATGGACACTGCTGGTCCAGACCCCACTTCTTCCCTCTCTGGTTCTGCCTTGTCCctgcaccctccctccctcctcacttGGCCCCCGCCGCCCTAGGCAGGTGGTCACAGGCTTACCACTTtctctgccaagtttctgtaacTCAGATAGGGTGATGATAGTATTACTCCCAAGGGTTAGACGAATAAATGTGAGGTGCTCAGAACACCGAACCTGACGTGGTTCCTGCTGGGCCAGGGTCAGCAGCCATATTGTGCCCTGTGTGGCTATGGCTGGCAGGCTCACGGGGACAGCAGGCAGGACCACCCATCTTGAGGTCCTCCGCGACCTCCCCAAGGTCAAGGTGAAATCCAGACTCCATTCCTCAAGGCCTGGCCTTAGACTCcaggcagcctctagaaatgCCTGTTTTGGGCCTCACTCGGATACCCCCTTCCTGGTCCTTGTCCTCTTGTGCTTCCTGTGTTGCCTTTGCTGCATAACAGATCACCTTAAAACTGAGTCACTTACAGTAATTTTTGCCTTTGGATCACTGTGGTTGGAATTTGAGACCCGCATGGTGGGGACAGCTCTCTGCCTAGAACATTAAGGCTTCAGCTGGGAGACCCGAGGCCAGGGCTGCTGTCGCCTGAAGGCTTGCTCACATCCCCGCTGGTTGATGCTGGTGTGAGCTTGCGGTCCAGCTGTGCTGGCTGCCTGGATGTTGATGTGGCTACACCACGTGTTGGGGGCACACCATGGTGTGAAGTGAGCGAAGCGAGGGGGATACACAGGCAGAAGCTGTTTCCTCTCTATGTCATGGCCTGGCGTCAGGAGTCACAATGTCACTGTATTCAGGGTGGTCACAGGCCCTAGTCCAGATTCAAGGTGGGGACCCAGATCTCATGGGTGACAGGGAGTCATGCAGGCAGAAGACCACATAGGAGGGGATAGGTGCTTGTGTGACCATCCCTGGAGCGTACGACGAAATGCGAGGTGAAGGGCCCGAGGCAGAATTAGGAGGGTGGGCGCCCGAGGGTCCCAAGCCCTCCTCTCTGCTCAGACCCCAAGCCCTGGAAGCCAGGGTAGGACCCAACAGCCtatgttggggggggaggggcggcttTCTGAAAAAGCTTGATTCTACTGCCAAGACAAACCCATTACTAATGGGATCTGTGGTTTATTAAACATGTGGGCACAGCAGGAAACGAGATTAGCAAATGGGAAAGCAGCGTAGAAAAAATAACTGGTCACAACTGTCCAAACAGTTATGCTCTGCCCTACAGGGCCAGGCTGGCCACAGCCCAGCTTGGGGAGGAGGCGACCCTAGCCCACGGCCCAGATGTGGGAACATGATGTGCAGAGGCTGTGGGTGATGGGGTGCGGTGGGGGCCAGGGCTATTCCACATCCACCACGAGGGGCATCATGTAGTCAGAATGTTTGATGCCGAAGGTGACGATGGGGGCGCAGGGCTTGGTCACTGTCacctggggaggagaggctgtGAGAGGCTCtggcacccctgcccctgcctgacAGGTTCTGCCCTCCCTGGGGCTAGAGCTGCTGACAGTGGCTTCACTGTCCTTCCTGAGCCCTGGGCCAAGGTGACCAGCGCCAAAGCCACACTACTGGGTTTGGTGAGTGTTCTGCACACTAACTGTCACTGGTGTCTAGGGAGGCAGGACCTGCCAGCTGGGGAAATGGTATGTCAGGAAAGCCTAGCATTCTAGGGATGCATGGACACTGTGCCCCCCACAGGCTCACAGGCccttcccccccacacccactctGGGCTTGCTCCCCAACTACTCTGGCCTGTGCCTCCCCCTGCAACCGGGCTGTGCCCCTGCTGACTTCACACCCCCGAGATGTATCCCCCAACAACTCAACCACACAGGTTGGCCTGTGTTCCCGGCTTCCCAGGCTGTGCCCCATCACCCCCTCTGAGTGgtgccccttctcccccccacTGGGTTGTGACCATCCCTATGCTCTCTGGGCCATGTCACcatccccactccctcctcactGTAACTCCCCACCCCTCACGCCACCCCTCTGGGCCCTGCTCTTCCTGGACCTTCTCAGGGCTGTGGGCTCCTGGTCCTGGCTTGAGGGTCTTGTCTCCTGGGGGCTCCACCCGGGCTGCCATGGTGTATTGTGGAGCCTTGAACTTCGTCACCTGCACATCCGTCTGGCGGTAGGCTGCAGGACCTGGGGTCTGGAAGGTGAAAGAGGCTCAGACAGGCTTGGCCTGCCAGGGCACGTGACCCCAAAGGGTAGGCGGCCAGCATCGGACAGTGCGTTTCAAGCCTTGAGtcactgtgtgtctgtgtgtccaggGGTCCCTTCTGTCTCCAGACAACAGTCACACTGTGGGATGACCTTCTCTGTGTGGGACATTACTCCTCTACTGAAGCCTCACCAAGGCGATGACACCTCAGTGTGTCAGTCCCAGGCTTGTCCCTTTGGTGTGTGCAGGAGAGGCCCCTTTGCAGCTGGGATTCTGTCCTGTGGGATTTGATGGCCGTGGGCTGGACTGGCGGGGTCAGCAGTGCTGTGAAACCACTTTGGAAGTCTCCCCAGGCTCCTCAACCTCCTGAACACATggccacctcagggcctttgcactggctgtttctaCAGCTGGaaccctcctcccccaaatatCTCACATTTTACTCCTCTCCTTATTTTCCTGCATGCCACCTTATCGAAGGctgctcccaccctccctgcagCACTCCATAAATCCCTTCCTTGCTCCACTCCCCTGGCACTGTTGCTATCTCCGTCCTTGTCCATTGTCTGCCCTTCCTCACCCCAGGAATGTAACCTGGGGGTGCAGGGGACAGGGCGGTGCCATGCATGTGGCAGACACCGGAGGGTGAAGAGCTGATAGGTTTCACTCTGATGGGACTGGGTTCTGGGGAGGAAGGGCCAGATGGACTGTCTCTGGGGGATGAACAGTGCTGTgccctggggcggggtggggggggggacccttgCCTTGTGAAGGTCGTCACTGAAGGTGCCCAGCTTGCTGCGGCCTTTGATGGAGAAGGAGGGTTGGGACGCCTTGCCAACGGTGTGGGGCCCCATGACCACAGGCAGCATGTAGGCGGCAGGGCCTGTGGGGCGCACAGGCAGTGAGTCTCAGGTTGGACAGAATCCCGCATGCAGAGTCTCAGCTCCTTTCCTAAAGTTTGCCACTTCTAGGAGTGCAGCCATCAAGTTACCGTGtctcatctcccccaccccccgggtcCCCACCCTGCTTGGATGTTGGCTATCAGGGCTGGTGCACACCTGGGGTGCTGTCCACTCGGAAGGTCTTGGTTCGGGCAGAAATGGAGTGGCTGGGTGCTGAGTCAAACACGTGCTTGGCCGATTTCTCTGGAAAGTAGTCACCTGGCTCGGGAGAAGAGCGGAGGGTGTGCTGGGAGGGGATGGTGACCGAGATTGGTTAGGGGTATCCCGGAGTTGCAGGAGAGGGCGGGACAGGTGCAGCtttggagggggaagggcagagtctGGTGTGGGCCTGGTGTGGGGACGTAGGGCAAGAAAAGCCCAAGTTAGAACTGGGCTTGAGGGTCTCCGAAGCTGCTTTGGGCCTGATGGTGTCCCTCGAGGGGAAAAAGAGGGGACAGGAGAGCCAGGATGCCTGTGCTCCTTCACACCTTCACCTGGACAGGACGTGCAGTGGCCACCAGCAGGGTTGGGCAGGTCTGCGGCTGGGCCAGGCTTACTTACCGGGGCCAGGGGTCATGATGGTCTTGGTACAGTAGCGCCCCAGGATGGAGTAGGCAGGGCCAAGGTCCTTGCCAGTCCTCAGTATCTTGGGGTTCACGCTGTAGCGGGGCCCTGGGGAGCAGTTCTCTGCCAGGAGCATGGGGGCCCCACGGAAACTGTAGGCTGGTGCACGCAGCTTGGTGGGTGTGTGCTTCACAAAGCCTGTGGGGCAGGGGTTCTGAGCAGCCCGGAGTAAGATGccatccttctccccaccctaTTGACCCCAGAGGGGTTGATGGGCTGGGAGTCAGGGATGAGCCCCCAGCCTTCCCAGTGCCCTCCCTGCTCTGCGCCTCTCCaggcccaccccctgcccccactcagaCCCTCCTTAGGCCCACCTCAAACTTTCCCTAGACCCTCCCCAGACCCACCCCAGGCCCACCCGTGCCCTCCCCAGACCCTCGTCAGACCTCCCTGACCCTCCCAGAACCTCCCCAGACCCGCCCCATGCCCTCCCAGACCCTCTCCAGACCCTCTCCAGGCCCATCCCAAGCCCACCTCAGAGCTGgcttctgcccctaccccagtcCCATCCCAGCCTCCCAGGCTCTTACCCGTGGTGGGTGGAATCAAGTACTTGGGTCCTGGGCTGCTGTAGAGGGCCATGATGGGCCCCCGGGGGCGATGGGGCCTCCAGGTGCCCACCCATACTTCCTCTGCCATGGCTGGCTCTGTCCATGGATGGAAGGGTGGCCAGGTGCTGGGAAGTCCCAACTCCCCACCCTATCCCTGTCTTGTCCCCACCGGTGGGCAGAACTGCAGGCCACAGCCTCCTCAGTAAGGTCTTGAGCTGGGGTCTACACAGAGGTTGTGCCTGGAGCAGTGGGCTTGCTCTGCCCTCACCAGCCTCCAAGAGGAGGAGCATTAGACCCTcatgcacaagctgggaagggctgtctcctccagcctccctgaCCACCCTTCCCTGGCTCTGCAGGGGCTCTGGGTAGGTTCCTCCCATTCAGGGGATGCTGGGCGCCACGGGGCAGGGAGTGGCGGGCAAAGGTGGAAAACTTCTTGGCTGAGGCTGTgctgtggggcagggagagggccgCTCCAGCGGGGCCCTTACCTCTTCAGTCCAGGAGCTGCACTCAGAGCAACCTATGGACCGGGCCTCCTTGGAGGTCGTCCCGTCGCACCGGCCTCGATGCCAGGCAGTTCCCAAAAAAGGGGCATGGAAAGGAaggcctttccctctctctcctcttcccagggGGCTTGGAGaattgggtgggggtggggagagatccTGGCCCCTGAGCTCTAGAATGCAGCTCTGTGGGACAGCAGGTTCTAGATCACTCTCTGTATGATGAAGACAATGGCCTCTGCCCAGGGGACCCCCACCCTCACCAGGCATGGCTCAGGTCAGGACTTGGCTCTGCTCCTCACTATGGTGGGTAGGGCAGAGGCTTGGAGGGTGGGAAAAGGGACAGTGAGGTTCTGTACTGGAGGGTGAGGCCACAGGACCCAGAGCTGGAGTGGCCAGAGAGCAAAGGTtgtgaggggcagagatgaaCCTAGTCAGCCTTGCTTCCAGTGAAGACCACTgatctggggaaactgaggcacaagaagGCTCCAGCAGTTGGGATCCTGGGTGAGGGTAGGGTCAGCGCTGGTTGTGGAGTTTGGGGGGTGGCGCTGAGCTGCTGCCCTTCTGTGGAACCTTTCCAgaccctgctctccctcctgTGCCACTGCTGGCCATGCCCACCCCTCGACCACGGGTGTCCTCAAGACCAGGTGCACTTTCTTCTCCACTTTGTCAAGGTTCCTCGTGGGGATAGGGCTCGGGTCTGCACGTCTTCCAGACAGACTCTTTCTTGGGTGACTTTAGGGGGAATGCTTTCAACCCCTGGACCTGTGCCAGGTGTATATTTGGGATATTTATTGTCTGGGAATGACAGTCTTCAGACGCAGAACGCCCCCAGCCTGACCTCCCAGTTCTAGCCACATCGTCGGCCTGGGGCTCTTTGCCCTGCCTCCTCTGACGCACTGGTCCTGCACCCCGCGGCTGCCTCTGTAGCCCTTCCTGCGTCCACTCCCCTGCCTGTCCGTCTTGCTCCGTCTGCCTACATGGGGGTCTGGTGGGTCTGCCCTCTGTGTGGGGCTACTTCTACGGGCACGCTCTGCGGATGTGACCCTGTGTCTGTGAATCCGCATATCCATGTGGTTGTGTCCCTGACTGTGGGGGGAGAcaggagccagagccagagctgCAGGAGGCTTTATTGATTGAACAGTTTTATGATAAATTTACACGCGGAGAAGTGGTGATGGGGCAGTGTGGCCATTGCTGCTTGTGTAGCTGGTCCTGTGGCTGCTTGGAGACATGACTGGGGTCCACTATGCATCATCTTGACTGCCCAGCACTTGCACCTGGAAGGCAGACAGGTGTGGGCCAAGAGGGCTGGGGGTCCCATACCTGGTGATCGATAACTAGAAAGCCCCGTCCTGTTGGGCGGGTAGGCCCAGGCCAGCCCCTGGAGGACCGTAGGCTCTGGCACACTTCGGCCAGTCCCCTCCTAGCAACGGCGGAAGTGGTGCATACTTGTGTGTGGGTGTGCCGTATGCATGTATGTGCTCTTAGGGGAGGCTGAGGCTGCTCCGGGGGAGTGAGGTCTGGGATGTCCACTTCTGCTGACTGAGGCAGGTCAAGGTGTCTGTGGGGGTGGTGGCTGTATTGGGGTGATAATCAGGAGTCATAGCATTTGGTGGAGGGCTAGTGGGGCAGGGCTATGTGTCCTGCGGGGGCTGCAGGCCTTCAGGGAAtggggtgacccccccccccgcccccgccccagccttgGTACCAGCAGCTTGACCAGCTCCGCCTTGTGCACAGGCTGTAGGCCATCGATACAGGACTTGAGCTCCGTCAGTGCTGCCTTGGCATCTGCATTGACATCGTACTTGCCAAGAGGTCCCTCATATAGCTCCTCTGGGGACCCCACCAGCAGCGTTTGCAGGAAGTCCATGAAGAAGTCACTGCTGTCATCCCCGATGGCTAGCCCTGTGAGGTGGGGGCAAGGCGACACCAGCACAAGAGAATGCCAttccagcccagcccagaccTCCCAGCACTCCAGCCTCGGCGGCGTCCAGACCTTCTGCATCAATGCCCACCTCTCTTGCCCCAGGTGTGCCCCATGGTCACCCTGCCTCACCTCCCCCAGGTCTTACTCCACAATACCCCCTAACTCTACCTGGCCACAGACCCCTCCTGTCACCCCTAGCCTCGGCAGTGTCTCCCACTCTGGGGTTCCCTGGCATTACTAGGGAAGGCATTACTGGGGGTCCCTGGCAAGACCCTAATGTGGCTGGAATTCACCCTCTGAGTGAGGTTGGCTGACCTGGGGCTTGGAGGGTTGGGGTCAGGCTGGGCTGGGTTGGTGACATTGGGCTTGGCGATgctagggctggggcagaggtTGGAGCTGGGCTGGGTGGGGACTGGGGTTGGCGGGAGCATCGGGGGCATCTGCCCACATCTGTGTTCTGTGATGGAGGCCGGTCGGGCACCTAGGAAGGCCGCCGCCCATCCTTGTGAGGGGCCTAGTGCCTGGGCTTTAGCCCCCCAGGTTCCTGTCTGCCCCCCACACA encodes the following:
- the BET1L gene encoding BET1-like protein isoform X1 — its product is MADWARAQNPAAVEEILDRENKRMADNLASKVTRLKSLALDIDRDAEDQNRYLDSMDSDFTSMTGLLTGSVKRFSTMARSGRDNRKLLCGMAAGLIVAFFILSYLLSRART
- the BET1L gene encoding BET1-like protein isoform X2, whose amino-acid sequence is MADWARAQNPAAVEEILDRENKRMADNLASKVTRLKSLALDIDRDAEDQNRYLDSMDSDFTSMTGLLTGSVKRFSTMARSGRDNRKLLCGQATSEI
- the ODF3 gene encoding outer dense fiber protein 3, translated to MAEEVWVGTWRPHRPRGPIMALYSSPGPKYLIPPTTGFVKHTPTKLRAPAYSFRGAPMLLAENCSPGPRYSVNPKILRTGKDLGPAYSILGRYCTKTIMTPGPGDYFPEKSAKHVFDSAPSHSISARTKTFRVDSTPGPAAYMLPVVMGPHTVGKASQPSFSIKGRSKLGTFSDDLHKTPGPAAYRQTDVQVTKFKAPQYTMAARVEPPGDKTLKPGPGAHSPEKVTVTKPCAPIVTFGIKHSDYMMPLVVDVE
- the SCGB1C1 gene encoding secretoglobin family 1C member 1; this encodes MKGSSTLLLVALTLLCSCGLAIGDDSSDFFMDFLQTLLVGSPEELYEGPLGKYDVNADAKAALTELKSCIDGLQPVHKAELVKLLVPRLGRGRGGGSPHSLKACSPRRTHSPAPLALHQML